One segment of Solanum lycopersicum chromosome 1, SLM_r2.1 DNA contains the following:
- the LOC101264369 gene encoding BI1-like protein yields MYGFTSLRTESDGGIKGDIEEGTLYPGLGYGENQLRWGFIRKVYGILAAQILLTTLVSAVTVLYTPINDLLRGSPGLLLFLIFLPFVLLWPLHIYQQKHPLNFIFLGLFTASLSLTVGVTCANTDGRIVLEALLLTSAVVSALTGYTFWASKKGKDFSFLGPILFTSLFVLILTGFMQMFFPLGSTTSAVYSAMSAIIFCGYIIYDTDNLIKRFTYDEYIWASVTLYLDVLNLFLTILRILRQGDN; encoded by the exons atgtaCGGATTCACGAGTTTGAGGACGGAGAGTGATGGAGGAATCAAAGGTGATATAGAGGAAGGAACCTTGTATCCAGGTCTTGGATATGGTGAGAATCAATTGCGTTGGGGTTTTATTCGTAAAGTTTATGGGATTCTCGCTGCTCAGATCCTTCTCACCACCCTTGTATCCGCCGTGACTGTACTTTATACGCCGATCAACGATCTCCTTCGTGGAAGTCCTGGCCTTCTTCTCTTCCTCATTTTCCTTCCATTCGTTC TGTTGTGGCCCTTGCACATATACCAGCAGAAGCAtccattgaattttattttccttGGCCTCTTCACTGCTTCTTTGAGTCTCACAGTGGGTGTGACCTGTGCTAATACCGATG GAAGAATTGTGCTTGAAGCTTTACTCTTGACATCAGCTGTAGTTTCAGCTTTGACCGGTTACACATTCTGGGCTTCTAAGAAGGGCAAGGACTTCAGCTTCCTGGGTCCAATACTCTTTACTAGCCTCTTTGTACTTATCCTGACTGGATTTATGCAG ATGTTCTTCCCTCTCGGATCTACAACTAGTGCTGTTTACAGTGCAATGAGTGCTATAATTTTCTGTGGATACATTATATATGACACAGACAACCTGATTAAGAGGTTTACATATGATGAATACATCTGGGCATCTGTCACTCTGTACCTGGATGTTCTGAACCTGTTCTTGACCATCCTGCGCATTCTGAGGCAGGGAGACAACTAA
- the LOC101264670 gene encoding uncharacterized protein translates to MDFFKSVFADDPEFSDTEDAPTSPSNSQSQPESPNPNPNHDVPAITNAWTFGSTLFRTIASKSESVVQNYRRDFEEFSSGLKIETATIREVASRAVKDLPARFESGAAVAQESLESVGQAIDNIGSTVSEIIAHGKESILDNDSDSELFENSSRRSLGRSSSLEQNLNLNAKPYSRIDATIRATQCDAKTYCDEPEDMIDYNEWKLGFVLVEMNGEIEGLIKENGVINEIYSELVPSRIDHETFWSRYFYKVYRIRKADEARVRLVNRAISGEEEEELSWDVDDEDDENTEGSNGVASENVAKEEVVKKMDSSVSREDEKETALEITSDDGGDVKGILAGRVDDKGSSEGKNDNSDFSVISSQVSSHEGDDLGWDEIEDIASGDEIKVPERTSPNKADLRKRMSAAEEELSWDSEVDDEEAAKS, encoded by the coding sequence ATGGATTTCTTCAAATCCGTATTCGCCGACGATCCAGAATTTTCCGATACCGAAGATGCCCCTACTTCTCCATCAAATTCTCAATCTCAACCAGAATCtccaaaccctaaccctaaccatgATGTTCCAGCCATAACGAACGCATGGACTTTCGGTTCAACTTTGTTCAGAACCATAGCATCGAAATCGGAATCCGTTGTTCAAAACTACCGCCGCGATTTCGAGGAATTCAGCTCCGGGTTGAAAATTGAAACCGCTACAATCCGAGAAGTAGCTAGCCGAGCCGTGAAGGACTTGCCGGCTAGGTTTGAATCAGGCGCCGCCGTTGCTCAGGAATCGCTAGAATCGGTTGGACAAGCTATTGATAATATCGGCTCCACTGTATCGGAGATTATTGCTCATGGTAAGGAGTCGATCCTTGATAATGATTCTGACAGTGAGTTATTTGAAAATAGCAGTAGGAGAAGTTTAGGGAGAAGTAGTAGTTTAGAGCAGAATTTGAACTTGAATGCCAAACCTTATAGTAGAATCGATGCAACAATTCGAGCAACCCAGTGTGATGCGAAAACGTATTGCGATGAACCAGAGGATATGATTGATTATAATGAGTGGAAACTGGGATTTGTATTAGTGGAGATGAATGGGGAAATTGAGGGTTTGATTAAGGAAAATGGTGTAATAAATGAGATATACAGCGAGTTGGTTCCAAGTAGGATTGATCACGAGACATTCTGGAGTAGATATTTTTACAAGGTTTATAGAATAAGGAAAGCTGATGAAGCAAGGGTCAGGCTTGTGAATAGGGCGATCTCGGGTGAGGAAGAAGAGGAATTGAGTTgggatgttgatgatgaagatgatgagaaTACAGAAGGGAGCAACGGTGTTGCAAGTGAAAACGTAGCAAAAGAAGAAGTTGTGAAGAAAATGGATAGTTCGGTAAGTAGAGAAGACGAGAAAGAAACAGCTTTAGAGATCACAAGTGATGATGGCGGGGATGTTAAAGGAATTTTGGCAGGGAGAGTGGATGATAAGGGGAGTTCAGAAGGTAAGAATGATAACAGTGATTTTTCAGTTATTTCCAGCCAAGTGTCTTCGCACGAGGGAGATGATCTTGGGTGGGATGAGATTGAAGATATTGCAAGTGGTGATGAGATCAAGGTACCCGAGAGAACAAGCCCGAACAAAGCTGATTTAAGGAAACGTATGAGTGCTGCGGAGGAAGAGTTATCATGGGATAGTGAGGTTGATGATGAAGAAGCTGCCAAATCATGA